From the Candidatus Krumholzibacteriota bacterium genome, one window contains:
- a CDS encoding DUF4388 domain-containing protein, whose protein sequence is MDFGGDLKVLEPSIIFQMINIANLTGRLKLITAHNVATLYFETGQLTYAKIDTGNKRVGEILIEKELISEDQLEQALQESRRDDVDKRVGDVLIENEDIDQNVLVSVIQEQIKRVVYMVLEWVEGQFIFLADAKTENEDILIDVKLDHLLLEGLKRLDEARKI, encoded by the coding sequence ATGGATTTTGGCGGAGACCTCAAAGTTCTTGAGCCGTCTATTATATTTCAGATGATAAATATTGCCAATCTTACTGGCAGATTGAAATTGATTACAGCCCACAACGTGGCGACTTTGTATTTTGAGACGGGACAACTTACTTACGCTAAGATCGATACGGGTAACAAGCGGGTTGGAGAGATACTTATTGAAAAGGAATTAATAAGTGAAGACCAGTTGGAGCAAGCCCTTCAAGAGAGCCGGAGAGATGATGTCGATAAGAGGGTTGGGGATGTTCTTATAGAAAATGAGGATATAGATCAAAATGTGCTTGTTTCTGTTATACAAGAACAGATAAAGAGAGTGGTTTACATGGTTTTGGAATGGGTCGAGGGGCAATTTATCTTTTTGGCAGACGCGAAGACTGAAAATGAAGATATACTCATAGATGTCAAATTGGATCATCTTTTACTAGAAGGTTTAAAGCGGTTGGATGAAGCTCGAAAGATTTAG
- a CDS encoding CDP-alcohol phosphatidyltransferase family protein, protein MAFKNSPILRMSVIKTMMSTALIFTIVSGAVFMRIDMGLYKDLLLWTIPAIFIYTLVILFNLRFVCDDKGKRKKSFKAANILTSVRIISVVPMFVFFFRDYLYVALALYFLAAFTDIADGYIARRYSQETRMGLMLDPIGDILSTESVYLFLLIESEIPLWLFILLTFRYFEFFTGLILLYYYDKRPVLRATITGKIVGVIQFLGVVILVLQKLFPRFVLEENVKDSLILVLGLSFIAVIVSQTSIGINAIFNKSERSVISGGC, encoded by the coding sequence ATGGCGTTTAAAAATTCTCCCATTCTGAGAATGTCTGTAATTAAAACCATGATGTCAACGGCCTTGATATTTACAATCGTCTCCGGAGCTGTTTTTATGCGTATCGACATGGGATTGTATAAAGATCTCCTGTTATGGACTATCCCCGCGATATTTATTTATACTTTAGTTATACTATTCAACCTTCGCTTTGTGTGTGATGATAAAGGTAAGAGAAAGAAATCTTTCAAAGCGGCCAACATACTGACTAGTGTGCGTATTATTTCTGTTGTTCCCATGTTCGTGTTTTTTTTCAGGGACTATTTATATGTGGCACTTGCATTATATTTCCTGGCTGCTTTTACCGATATCGCCGATGGGTATATCGCGAGAAGATATTCTCAGGAAACAAGGATGGGTTTGATGCTGGATCCGATAGGGGATATCTTATCGACAGAGTCGGTATATCTGTTTTTACTGATAGAGTCTGAAATTCCCCTGTGGCTTTTTATTCTATTGACATTCAGATATTTTGAGTTTTTCACAGGTCTGATTTTGCTGTATTATTATGACAAAAGGCCTGTTCTCAGAGCCACAATAACAGGGAAGATTGTGGGTGTAATTCAGTTTCTCGGAGTAGTTATTCTCGTGTTACAAAAACTCTTTCCGCGATTTGTATTGGAAGAAAATGTCAAGGATTCACTGATTCTGGTTCTGGGATTATCATTTATTGCCGTTATTGTGTCTCAGACGTCTATAGGTATAAACGCTATATTTAATAAGAGTGAACGTTCTGTTATTTCAGGAGGTTGTTGA